A stretch of the Capsicum annuum cultivar UCD-10X-F1 chromosome 8, UCD10Xv1.1, whole genome shotgun sequence genome encodes the following:
- the LOC107839920 gene encoding E3 ubiquitin-protein ligase RNF170 isoform X1 has product MKFFLNRLRHRRRHLHQNPNPNHTASSAMLSDLAPAAGASSSSAVINSDEEEEMEYESLEDEDEEDKVSEEEEQEGNREQVAEDEEERRELDEASSKSLVVVETENAFLRTEKPPTDDICPICFGNFVVPCRGPCGHWYCGGCILQYWNYGAALQPCSCPMCSKKLTDLKPEASLYSQQDAEVIEVLKKVRKYNRLFVGGTYGLMLKVLGLPFYMKRVFNEMMNPDRPGAHLNKLRIFAMFLGLLYTLSPFDFLRIGRQNVIDVFDYSAIALSSVLYFVGLYLRRRRFRHVREMAEADFAAH; this is encoded by the exons ATGAAGTTCTTCCTCAATCGTCTACGTCATCGTCGTCGTCATCTTcatcaaaaccctaaccctaatcACACAGCTTCTTCGGCTATGCTTTCCGACTTAGCTCCCGCCGCCGGTGCCTCCTCCTCCTCCGCCGTGATAAATTCCGACGAGGAGGAAGAAATGGAATACGAGTCGCTGGAGGATGAGGATGAGGAAGATAAGGTGTCGGAGGAGGAAGAGCAGGAAGGTAATCGGGAACAGGTAGCCGAAGATGAGGAAGAGCGTAGGGAGTTAGATGAGGCATCTTCGAAGAGCCTAGTGGTTGTTGAGACGGAGAATGCGTTTTTGAGAACGGAGAAGCCTCCTACTGACGATATTTGTCCTATTTGCTTTGGAAATTTTGTTGTTCCTTGTCGAGGTCCCTGCGGTCACTGGTACTGCG GAGGTTGCATTTTGCAGTACTGGAACTATGGTGCCGCACTTCAGCCTTGTAGCTGCCCCATGTGTTCGAAGAAGCTTACTGATTTGAAACCTGAGGCATCATTGTATAGTCAGCAGGATGCTGAAGTAATTGAGGTCTTGAAAAAAGTTCGAAAGTATAATCGCCTTTTTGTAGGTGGCACTTATGGCCTTATGCTG AAGGTGCTTGGACTGCCCTTTTACATGAAGAGAGTGTTTAATGAAATGATGAATCCTGACAGGCCTGGTGCTCATTTGAACAAATTGCGAATTTTTGCT ATGTTCCTGGGACTCCTTTACACACTCAGCCCCTTTGATTTTCTCAGAATAG GCCGTCAAAATGTGATTGATGTGTTTGATTACTCTGCCATTGCACTATCCTCTGTGTTATATTTTGTTGGGCTGTATCTTCGACGAAGGCGTTTCCGCCATGTTAGGGAAATGGCTGAGGCTGATTTTGCTGCTCATTGA
- the LOC107839920 gene encoding E3 ubiquitin-protein ligase RNF170 isoform X2, translating into MKFFLNRLRHRRRHLHQNPNPNHTASSAMLSDLAPAAGASSSSAVINSDEEEEMEYESLEDEDEEDKVSEEEEQEGNREQVAEDEEERRELDEASSKSLVVVETENAFLRTEKPPTDDICPICFGNFVVPCRGPCGHWYCGGCILQYWNYGAALQPCSCPMCSKKLTDLKPEASLYSQQDAEVIEVLKKVRKYNRLFVGGTYGLMLKVLGLPFYMKRVFNEMMNPDRPGAHLNKLRIFAAVKM; encoded by the exons ATGAAGTTCTTCCTCAATCGTCTACGTCATCGTCGTCGTCATCTTcatcaaaaccctaaccctaatcACACAGCTTCTTCGGCTATGCTTTCCGACTTAGCTCCCGCCGCCGGTGCCTCCTCCTCCTCCGCCGTGATAAATTCCGACGAGGAGGAAGAAATGGAATACGAGTCGCTGGAGGATGAGGATGAGGAAGATAAGGTGTCGGAGGAGGAAGAGCAGGAAGGTAATCGGGAACAGGTAGCCGAAGATGAGGAAGAGCGTAGGGAGTTAGATGAGGCATCTTCGAAGAGCCTAGTGGTTGTTGAGACGGAGAATGCGTTTTTGAGAACGGAGAAGCCTCCTACTGACGATATTTGTCCTATTTGCTTTGGAAATTTTGTTGTTCCTTGTCGAGGTCCCTGCGGTCACTGGTACTGCG GAGGTTGCATTTTGCAGTACTGGAACTATGGTGCCGCACTTCAGCCTTGTAGCTGCCCCATGTGTTCGAAGAAGCTTACTGATTTGAAACCTGAGGCATCATTGTATAGTCAGCAGGATGCTGAAGTAATTGAGGTCTTGAAAAAAGTTCGAAAGTATAATCGCCTTTTTGTAGGTGGCACTTATGGCCTTATGCTG AAGGTGCTTGGACTGCCCTTTTACATGAAGAGAGTGTTTAATGAAATGATGAATCCTGACAGGCCTGGTGCTCATTTGAACAAATTGCGAATTTTTGCT GCCGTCAAAATGTGA
- the LOC107839918 gene encoding E3 ubiquitin-protein ligase RNF170 isoform X1, translating into MRIMKNPSISSSMKEEEEEGVKRTNESEKPPEDDCCPICFGNFTIPCKTNCGHWFCASCILQLWYYRSTLRRCKCPICCCLINKLVPEASLLIQQEEDVVELLKKIRRYNHLYIGGAYGFFLKVLALPLLTRRILQALMDTLMDPDQVRLNYYLMRILALLLSWIYCSCEFQFIPTGGLGIWRLFDICAIALVAICCLAGLYRRWMLRRRVRQLAVLPVQPD; encoded by the exons ATGAGGATCATGAAAAACCCTAGCATTTCTAGCTCGAtgaaggaggaagaagaagaaggtgtAAAGAGAACAAATGAAAGCGAAAAGCCACCAGAGGATGACTGTTGTCCCATTTGCTTTGGCAATTTCACCATTCCTTGCAAAACCAACTGTGGTCACTGGTTTTGTG CAAGTTGCATATTGCAGCTGTGGTACTACAGATCAACACTACGACGATGCAAGTGCCCTATATGCTGTTGCCTCATAAATAAATTGGTACCGGAGGCATCATTACTTATACAACAGGAAGAGGATGTAGTCGAACTACTTAAAAAGATTAGGCGGTACAATCACCTCTACATTGGTGGTGCTTATGGTTTTTTTCTG AAGGTACTAGCTCTACCACTTTTAACTCGGAGAATTCTCCAAGCACTGATGGACACACTGATGGATCCTGATCAAGTTCGGTTAAACTATTACTTGATGCGCATTCTTGCA TTGTTATTGAGTTGGATCTACTGCAGCTGCGAATTTCAGTTCATTCCTACTG GAGGACTGGGTATCTGGAGATTGTTCGACATCTGCGCTATTGCTCTGGTGGCCATTTGCTGTTTGGCTGGTCTATACCGTAGATGGATGCTTCGTCGACGTGTGAGACAGTTGGCTGTTCTGCCGGTACAGCCTGATTGA
- the LOC107839918 gene encoding E3 ubiquitin-protein ligase RNF170 isoform X2: MRIMKNPSISSSMKEEEEEGVKRTNESEKPPEDDCCPICFGNFTIPCKTNCGHWFCASCILQLWYYRSTLRRCKCPICCCLINKLVPEASLLIQQEEDVVELLKKIRRYNHLYIGGAYGFFLKVLALPLLTRRILQALMDTLMDPDQVRLNYYLMRILAEDWVSGDCSTSALLLWWPFAVWLVYTVDGCFVDV, encoded by the exons ATGAGGATCATGAAAAACCCTAGCATTTCTAGCTCGAtgaaggaggaagaagaagaaggtgtAAAGAGAACAAATGAAAGCGAAAAGCCACCAGAGGATGACTGTTGTCCCATTTGCTTTGGCAATTTCACCATTCCTTGCAAAACCAACTGTGGTCACTGGTTTTGTG CAAGTTGCATATTGCAGCTGTGGTACTACAGATCAACACTACGACGATGCAAGTGCCCTATATGCTGTTGCCTCATAAATAAATTGGTACCGGAGGCATCATTACTTATACAACAGGAAGAGGATGTAGTCGAACTACTTAAAAAGATTAGGCGGTACAATCACCTCTACATTGGTGGTGCTTATGGTTTTTTTCTG AAGGTACTAGCTCTACCACTTTTAACTCGGAGAATTCTCCAAGCACTGATGGACACACTGATGGATCCTGATCAAGTTCGGTTAAACTATTACTTGATGCGCATTCTTGCA GAGGACTGGGTATCTGGAGATTGTTCGACATCTGCGCTATTGCTCTGGTGGCCATTTGCTGTTTGGCTGGTCTATACCGTAGATGGATGCTTCGTCGACGTGTGA